A DNA window from Catenulispora sp. EB89 contains the following coding sequences:
- a CDS encoding dihydroxyacetone kinase subunit DhaK, translating to MIPSWRENKDTATGRRGTAATVVVEKLLGALADRGAKLDELAAVGAEVVARSRSLAVAARAQTSPATGQPAFALAPDTLEYAVGIHGERGTGIIDHRPVEELVDRMTGDLLAALPTSHDRVLAVVNGLGATTSLELHAIASLLHRTLTLTTRGIRPLAVLPGTFTAALDMAGFSITLTAMKPESTELWTAPTDTPLVLPSRPLAVGAATAAAPRPGPYPRSPARRSTRPTRTSSTPCGSSPTRSTTTSPSSTNSSATATSATTCSAEYRRRARPTYRGPTA from the coding sequence GTGATTCCTTCGTGGCGCGAGAACAAGGACACCGCCACCGGACGGCGCGGCACGGCGGCGACGGTGGTCGTGGAGAAGCTGCTCGGGGCCCTGGCCGACCGCGGAGCCAAGCTCGACGAGCTCGCCGCGGTCGGCGCCGAGGTCGTGGCGCGGTCACGCAGCCTGGCCGTCGCCGCCCGCGCCCAGACCTCGCCGGCCACCGGCCAGCCGGCCTTCGCCCTGGCCCCCGACACCTTGGAGTACGCAGTCGGGATCCACGGCGAGCGGGGCACGGGCATCATCGACCATCGGCCGGTGGAAGAACTCGTGGACCGGATGACCGGCGACCTGCTCGCGGCCCTGCCCACGTCGCACGACAGGGTGCTGGCCGTCGTCAACGGCCTGGGCGCCACCACCAGCTTGGAACTGCACGCCATCGCCTCTCTGCTGCACCGAACGCTAACGCTGACCACGCGCGGCATCCGGCCCCTGGCCGTCCTGCCCGGCACCTTCACGGCGGCCTTGGACATGGCCGGCTTCTCCATCACCCTCACCGCGATGAAGCCGGAGTCGACCGAACTCTGGACGGCCCCGACCGACACCCCGCTGGTGTTGCCCTCCCGCCCCCTGGCTGTGGGTGCCGCGACGGCTGCGGCGCCCAGGCCGGGGCCGTATCCGCGGTCGCCGGCGCGCCGCAGCACCCGGCCGACCAGGACGTCCTCGACGCCCTGTGGCAGCTCACCGACCAGGTCCACGACAACCTCACCATCCTCGACCAACTCGTCGGCGACGGCGACTTCGGCGACAACCTGCTCGGCGGAGTACAGAAGGCGCGCACGCCCAACGTATCGGGGACCGACGGCATGA
- a CDS encoding tetratricopeptide repeat protein, whose protein sequence is MGAGSKPDPENAADLAEFVELLGRLRVWAGSPSVRTLAKRVGPLMRPPRVVSHSTVAAVFQTWRRRLDLDLVTAIVRVLDADEAAAERWRSAYLRVYRDTKTGGPTGVLRQLPVDLATFIGREKELAFLADAAAQDMSTVVISAVEGMAGVGKTQLALHAAHRLVRAGRCADAQLYANLRGFDPDHEPADPAAVLDVFLRQLEVPAAHVPAGLDERAAMFRDRVHGRQALLLLDNAADADQIRPLLPASPTCLVLVTSRRSLAALEGARTITLDVLDPAESVELLARVVGPERVAAEPEAAARIAAMCGNLPLAVSLAAARLHSRPAWTLQYLADRLGNRLDEIGAGGRGLTCVFDLSYQGLPAAARRVFRLLGVHPATDFTAASITALADLDLGEAEQILELLQDEKLIQQKVVDRYELHDLLRVYAAERAMAELDDEERFEAVAAVLEWYVATASQVGRLMNAHHPLPFPTDDARGHNVQFRDNKQALSWFERERPNLLRAFSEATRSGHDHMVVNLALVMARIEEIGRSWREPERLLRAALPHARRSAEPKAEMQVQRWLGHMLFLDDRSDEALVPLEAALALAREHHDLVNEQRALNTIALAHTGLGDHERGLEVGLQALSLRDHVEVRLAARSMSAFNTVATCLHELGRPGEAVAYVVAAIEEARAHNDQMFIGMLLHNLGFTYLALDRHAEAITAFEESAFMMHDLGNRYVHADDLNGIARALHFQGRVPEAEEFHRQALAVFDDLPQAEAERFRSRLDASPLRYPM, encoded by the coding sequence TTGGGAGCGGGAAGCAAGCCTGATCCGGAGAACGCCGCTGATCTGGCGGAGTTCGTCGAGCTGTTGGGCCGGCTGCGCGTGTGGGCCGGGTCGCCGTCCGTCCGGACTCTGGCCAAGCGGGTGGGGCCGTTGATGCGGCCGCCGCGGGTGGTCTCGCACTCCACGGTGGCGGCGGTGTTCCAGACCTGGCGGCGGCGGCTCGATCTGGATCTGGTCACCGCCATCGTGCGGGTGCTCGACGCGGACGAGGCGGCCGCCGAGCGGTGGCGTTCGGCGTATCTACGGGTGTACCGCGACACCAAGACCGGTGGGCCGACCGGAGTGCTGCGGCAGTTGCCCGTCGATCTGGCCACCTTCATCGGGCGGGAGAAGGAACTCGCCTTCTTGGCCGATGCGGCCGCCCAGGACATGAGCACCGTTGTGATCTCGGCGGTCGAGGGGATGGCCGGCGTCGGGAAGACCCAGCTCGCCCTGCACGCGGCTCATCGCCTGGTGCGCGCCGGGCGATGCGCCGACGCGCAGTTGTACGCGAACCTGCGCGGCTTCGATCCGGACCACGAACCGGCCGACCCCGCCGCGGTGCTGGACGTGTTCCTGCGCCAGCTGGAGGTGCCAGCCGCGCATGTGCCCGCGGGGCTCGACGAGCGGGCGGCGATGTTCCGCGACCGCGTGCACGGACGGCAGGCGCTGCTCCTGCTCGACAACGCTGCCGACGCCGACCAGATCAGGCCTCTGCTTCCGGCCTCACCGACCTGTCTGGTGCTGGTCACCAGCCGCCGCAGTCTGGCCGCGCTGGAGGGCGCCCGCACGATCACCCTGGACGTGCTCGACCCGGCGGAGTCGGTCGAGTTGCTGGCCCGCGTCGTCGGCCCCGAGAGGGTCGCCGCCGAACCGGAGGCGGCGGCGAGGATCGCGGCCATGTGCGGCAACCTGCCGCTCGCCGTCTCGCTCGCCGCGGCGCGGCTGCACTCCCGACCGGCCTGGACTCTGCAGTACCTGGCCGACCGGCTCGGCAACCGGCTGGACGAGATCGGGGCTGGCGGCAGAGGGCTGACTTGCGTCTTCGACCTGTCGTACCAGGGGCTGCCCGCGGCCGCCCGACGAGTGTTCCGGCTGCTCGGCGTCCATCCGGCGACGGACTTCACCGCGGCCTCGATCACCGCACTGGCCGACCTGGACCTCGGCGAGGCCGAGCAGATCCTGGAGCTGCTGCAGGACGAGAAGCTGATCCAGCAGAAGGTCGTGGATCGTTACGAGCTGCACGACCTGCTGCGCGTCTACGCGGCCGAACGCGCCATGGCAGAGCTCGATGACGAGGAACGTTTCGAGGCCGTCGCCGCGGTCCTCGAATGGTACGTGGCGACCGCGTCCCAGGTGGGCCGACTGATGAACGCCCATCACCCGCTGCCGTTCCCCACCGACGACGCGAGGGGCCACAACGTCCAGTTCCGCGACAACAAACAGGCACTCTCCTGGTTCGAACGCGAACGGCCGAACCTGCTGCGAGCCTTCTCGGAGGCCACCCGGTCGGGACACGACCACATGGTCGTCAACCTGGCATTGGTGATGGCCCGGATCGAGGAGATCGGCCGCAGCTGGCGAGAGCCCGAACGGCTGCTTCGAGCCGCCCTGCCCCACGCGCGGCGGTCTGCTGAGCCGAAGGCTGAGATGCAGGTGCAGCGATGGCTCGGCCACATGCTCTTCTTGGACGACAGATCGGACGAGGCGCTCGTCCCCCTCGAAGCGGCGCTGGCTCTGGCCCGCGAACACCATGACCTGGTGAACGAACAACGGGCGCTGAACACCATTGCCTTGGCGCACACGGGACTCGGCGATCACGAGCGCGGCCTGGAGGTCGGCCTCCAGGCCTTGTCGCTGCGCGACCACGTTGAAGTGCGGCTCGCGGCCCGCAGCATGAGCGCCTTCAACACCGTCGCGACCTGCCTTCACGAGCTGGGCCGACCGGGCGAAGCGGTCGCCTATGTCGTCGCCGCCATCGAGGAGGCTCGGGCTCACAACGATCAGATGTTCATCGGGATGCTGCTGCACAACCTCGGCTTCACCTATCTCGCCCTCGATCGCCATGCCGAAGCCATCACCGCCTTCGAGGAGTCGGCGTTCATGATGCACGATCTGGGGAACCGGTACGTCCACGCCGACGACCTCAACGGCATCGCACGAGCACTGCACTTCCAGGGTCGCGTGCCGGAGGCCGAGGAGTTCCACAGGCAGGCGCTGGCCGTGTTCGACGACCTGCCGCAAGCCGAAGCCGAGCGGTTTCGCAGCCGACTCGACGCGTCGCCGCTGCGGTATCCCATGTAG
- a CDS encoding PIG-L family deacetylase, producing the protein MENRPLTLMAVHAHPDDEATGTGGVLARYAAEGIRTVLVTCTDGGCGDGPGGVKPGEPGHDPVAVAALRREELKASCDVLNITHLEMLDYADSGMMGWATNDAPESFWRTPVEQSAARLAELMRHYEPDVVVTYDENGFYGHPDHIQANRVTVAALALTELTPKLYWTTMPRSGMQKFMETMREFDPAWTEPDPTEAAELPEIGLPDEEITTWVDVSEFGSQKFDALAAHASQGENIFFLKMGQERFTQLMGVETFVRVRDGAGTGTDVPENDLFAGLR; encoded by the coding sequence ATGGAGAATCGACCCTTGACCTTGATGGCGGTCCACGCCCACCCCGACGACGAGGCGACAGGTACCGGAGGGGTCTTGGCGCGGTACGCGGCCGAGGGCATCCGCACGGTCCTGGTCACCTGTACCGATGGCGGCTGTGGAGACGGACCGGGAGGTGTGAAGCCGGGCGAGCCCGGCCACGACCCGGTTGCGGTGGCTGCGCTCCGACGTGAGGAACTCAAAGCCAGCTGCGACGTCCTGAATATCACCCATCTGGAGATGTTGGATTATGCAGACTCCGGAATGATGGGCTGGGCGACCAATGACGCGCCCGAATCCTTCTGGCGGACACCCGTCGAGCAGAGCGCCGCGCGCCTGGCCGAGCTCATGCGGCACTACGAACCCGATGTGGTCGTGACCTACGACGAGAACGGCTTCTACGGTCACCCCGACCACATCCAGGCGAACCGTGTCACGGTGGCGGCGTTGGCGCTGACCGAACTGACGCCGAAGCTGTACTGGACGACGATGCCGCGGTCCGGAATGCAGAAGTTCATGGAGACGATGCGTGAGTTCGACCCGGCGTGGACCGAGCCGGATCCGACGGAGGCCGCGGAGCTGCCCGAGATCGGGCTCCCCGACGAGGAGATCACCACGTGGGTGGACGTCTCCGAGTTCGGAAGTCAGAAGTTCGACGCGCTGGCAGCGCACGCCAGCCAAGGCGAGAACATCTTCTTCCTGAAGATGGGCCAGGAGCGCTTCACGCAGCTGATGGGTGTGGAGACCTTCGTCCGGGTCCGGGACGGCGCCGGCACCGGCACGGACGTTCCCGAGAACGACTTGTTCGCCGGACTGCGCTGA
- a CDS encoding dihydrofolate reductase family protein, with protein MSDTTCQMSISLDGFIAGPDQSGDSPMGKRGMELHAWHIGDPRATDADEVANGWLMRPRGAHVMGRNTFGPIRGEWDADWTGWWGDEPPYHAPVFVLTHHRRDPIEMKGGTTFYFVTDGFDAAYAAALEAAGDKGVDITGGASTVRQALAAGVIDELTLDIAPVLLGSGERIFDGSETFGFEPVEALHSPLSTHVRYRRVG; from the coding sequence GTGTCGGACACCACATGCCAAATGTCGATCTCGCTGGACGGCTTCATCGCCGGGCCGGACCAGAGCGGCGACAGCCCGATGGGCAAGCGCGGGATGGAGCTGCACGCCTGGCACATCGGTGACCCGCGGGCCACCGACGCCGACGAGGTCGCCAACGGCTGGCTCATGCGCCCGCGCGGCGCGCATGTGATGGGTCGGAACACGTTCGGTCCGATCCGCGGGGAGTGGGATGCGGACTGGACCGGGTGGTGGGGTGACGAGCCGCCGTACCACGCGCCGGTGTTCGTGCTGACCCACCACCGCCGGGACCCGATCGAGATGAAGGGCGGGACGACCTTCTACTTCGTCACCGACGGCTTCGACGCCGCCTACGCCGCCGCGCTCGAGGCCGCCGGAGACAAGGGCGTGGACATCACCGGCGGGGCCTCGACCGTCCGACAGGCGCTGGCCGCCGGAGTCATCGACGAGCTCACCCTTGACATCGCGCCGGTCCTGCTCGGTTCGGGCGAGCGCATCTTCGACGGGAGCGAGACCTTCGGCTTCGAACCCGTCGAGGCGCTCCATTCGCCGCTGTCCACCCACGTCCGGTATCGCCGCGTCGGCTGA
- a CDS encoding LLM class flavin-dependent oxidoreductase produces the protein MEEIVFGFGALSTFDETLDLLRLAQLAEREGLDVFSLSDHPYLGERLDAYAALGFVLGATARLTGFVNVTSLPVRPPVMLSRTVTTLSALSGGRFVFGVGAGGVWDRISDMGVQPPSGGAAVDALEEAIVLVRKLSGGGPPVTHSGRYTQVREVEPTPVPAPAVWTGSVGPKSLSVTGRIADGWIPGYGADWASPRYRDSRPVIDEAAASVGRDPREIRTVFNLPSLITDQPLASTRGADGEWLGGSVDQWVEELTMAVLEYDAAGFMYFTPEWTAPDEVSLGRWAAEIAPAVREAVAKHND, from the coding sequence GTGGAAGAGATCGTTTTCGGCTTCGGTGCGCTCAGCACATTCGATGAAACGCTGGACCTACTGCGCCTGGCGCAACTGGCTGAGCGCGAGGGACTGGACGTCTTCTCGCTCTCGGACCACCCGTACCTCGGCGAGCGCCTTGACGCGTACGCCGCCCTCGGTTTCGTTCTTGGCGCGACGGCGCGCCTGACCGGGTTCGTGAACGTCACCAGCCTGCCGGTGCGGCCCCCGGTGATGCTGTCCCGGACCGTGACGACGCTCTCCGCGCTCTCGGGCGGCCGCTTCGTGTTCGGTGTGGGCGCGGGCGGTGTGTGGGATCGGATCTCCGACATGGGCGTGCAGCCGCCGTCGGGCGGCGCCGCGGTGGATGCCCTCGAGGAGGCGATCGTCCTGGTGCGGAAGCTGTCGGGCGGCGGTCCGCCGGTAACGCACAGCGGTCGCTACACGCAGGTGCGCGAGGTCGAGCCGACGCCCGTCCCGGCGCCTGCGGTCTGGACCGGTTCGGTGGGCCCCAAGTCCCTGTCCGTGACCGGTCGGATAGCCGACGGCTGGATTCCCGGATACGGCGCGGACTGGGCCAGTCCGCGCTATCGGGATTCCCGTCCGGTGATCGACGAGGCGGCGGCGTCCGTGGGCCGCGACCCGCGCGAGATCCGCACGGTCTTCAACCTGCCCAGCCTGATCACCGACCAGCCGCTGGCCTCGACGCGCGGTGCGGATGGCGAGTGGCTCGGCGGGTCCGTCGACCAGTGGGTCGAGGAGCTGACCATGGCAGTGCTCGAATACGATGCCGCTGGCTTCATGTACTTCACGCCTGAGTGGACTGCTCCGGACGAGGTTTCGCTCGGACGCTGGGCTGCGGAGATCGCCCCGGCGGTGCGTGAGGCGGTCGCGAAGCACAACGACTAG
- a CDS encoding SMI1/KNR4 family protein: MGHFEGFDVAGFWDDSAYALKEYVEEAPPSRELIASLEEELGGYHLPDSYIALMNAHNGGVPTRVCFPMAEPTDWAESYLEISGIRGIGRTRSQSLGGEFGSRFWIEMWQYPDIGVYFADTPSAGHDMLALDYRACGKHGEPTVVHVDQEHDFAITSVAENFEAFVMGLVDESVYDTSEQDRLDALATVREGSFSPILLRAFGEVADVLPDADRRLRSLGEAVVQDKGFFALHADARSLLMYDYLFWLFTSFNRVGSFEQYLRTPPQHERSYALPDYELMIVFSLGSEPYGFTTGGYGPGFLEEWWESRIASSHIVETADGYRLADAVITAMLDELATVACQGG; the protein is encoded by the coding sequence GTGGGACACTTCGAGGGCTTCGACGTCGCCGGTTTCTGGGACGACTCGGCGTACGCGCTTAAGGAGTACGTGGAAGAGGCGCCGCCCTCGCGGGAGTTGATCGCCTCGTTGGAGGAGGAACTCGGCGGGTACCATCTGCCCGACTCATACATCGCGCTGATGAACGCGCATAACGGCGGCGTTCCGACCCGGGTCTGCTTCCCCATGGCCGAGCCGACCGACTGGGCCGAAAGCTACTTGGAGATCTCCGGTATCCGGGGCATCGGACGGACCCGGTCGCAATCGCTCGGGGGTGAGTTCGGCAGCCGGTTCTGGATCGAGATGTGGCAGTACCCCGACATCGGTGTGTATTTCGCGGACACACCCTCGGCCGGCCACGACATGCTCGCCCTCGACTATCGCGCGTGCGGCAAGCACGGCGAGCCGACCGTGGTTCACGTCGATCAGGAGCACGATTTCGCGATCACCTCGGTCGCGGAGAACTTCGAGGCGTTCGTGATGGGCCTGGTCGATGAGTCCGTCTACGACACCTCCGAGCAGGATCGGCTCGACGCGCTGGCCACGGTGCGGGAGGGCAGCTTCTCCCCGATCCTGCTGCGTGCCTTCGGCGAGGTTGCAGACGTTCTGCCCGACGCCGACCGCCGTCTGCGGTCGCTCGGGGAGGCCGTCGTGCAGGACAAGGGGTTCTTCGCCCTGCACGCCGACGCGCGCTCCCTGCTGATGTACGACTACCTGTTCTGGCTGTTCACCAGCTTCAACCGGGTCGGCTCCTTCGAGCAGTACCTCAGGACCCCTCCACAGCACGAGCGGTCCTACGCGCTACCGGACTACGAGCTCATGATCGTCTTCAGTCTCGGGTCCGAGCCGTACGGCTTCACCACCGGCGGGTACGGCCCCGGCTTCCTCGAAGAGTGGTGGGAGTCCCGCATCGCGTCAAGCCATATCGTCGAGACCGCCGACGGCTATCGGTTGGCCGACGCCGTCATCACCGCGATGCTCGACGAACTTGCCACTGTGGCCTGCCAGGGCGGGTAG